One segment of Thunnus thynnus chromosome 19, fThuThy2.1, whole genome shotgun sequence DNA contains the following:
- the brcc3 gene encoding lys-63-specific deubiquitinase, whose amino-acid sequence MAVSAVHLESDAFLVCMNHALSTEKEEVMGLCIGQVENARIVHIHSVIILRRSDKRKDRVEISPEQLSAASTEAERLADMTGRPMRVVGWYHSHPHITVWPSHVDVRTQAMYQMLDQCFVGLIFSCFIEDKNTKTGRVLYTCFQSVQAQKGSEYERVEIPIHVVPRDAIGKVCLESAVELPRILCQEEQDTYRKIHSLAHLDPVTKIHNGSVFTKNLCSQMSAVSGPLLQWLEDRLEQNQQSIVELQREKERLLQELAAL is encoded by the coding sequence ATGGCAGTGAGCGCAGTTCACCTGGAGTCCGACGCCTTCCTGGTGTGCATGAATCACGCGCTGAGCAcggagaaggaggaggtgatggGTCTTTGCATCGGACAGGTGGAGAACGCCCGGATCGTCCACATCCACTCCGTCATCATCCTCCGCCGCTCGGACAAGAGGAAGGACCGGGTGGAGATCTCCCCGGAGCAGCTGTCAGCGGCCTCCACAGAGGCTGAGCGGCTGGCAGACATGACCGGCAGACCGATGCGGGTGGTTGGCTGGTACCACTCCCACCCTCACATCACCGTGTGGCCGTCCCACGTAGACGTGCGGACCCAGGCCATGTACCAGATGCTGGACCAGTGCTTCGTCGGGCTCATCTTCTCCTGCTTCATCGAGGACAAGAATACGAAGACGGGGCGCGTGCTGTACACCTGCTTCCAGTCCGTGCAGGCTCAGAAGGGCTCCGAGTACGAGCGCGTGGAGATCCCCATCCACGTAGTGCCGCGCGACGCCATCGGCAAGGTGTGCCTGGAATCGGCGGTGGAGCTGCCGCGGATCCTGTGCCAGGAGGAGCAGGACACCTACCGCAAGATCCACAGCCTGGCACACCTGGACCCCGTCACTAAGATCCACAACGGCTCCGTGTTCACTAAGAACCTGTGCAGCCAGATGTCGGCGGTGAGCGGGCCGCTGCTGCAGTGGCTGGAGGACCGGCTGGAGCAGAACCAGCAGAGCATCGTGGAGCTGCAGCGGGAGAAGGAGAGGCTGCTGCAGGAGCTGGCCGCTCTGTGA
- the LOC137170692 gene encoding E3 ubiquitin/ISG15 ligase TRIM25-like codes for MAHQQNLLDQKKLCCSICLDLLKDPVTIPCGHSYCMNCIKSHWLEEHQKKIRSCPQCRQIFRPKPVLVKNTMLADLVEEVKKIELQAAPPDHCYAGPEDVACDFCTGRKLKALKSCLQCLVSYCEQHLQPHYESPAFEKHKLVDPSKKLHENICSHHGKIMKIFCRTDQKCICCVCCMDEHEGHDTVLASEERTKRQGELGTSRQKIQQRIQDREKDVKMLQQELETINRTADRAMSNSEKIFIELVRLIKNRSSDVKQQIRSKQKTEVSRAKELQEKLQQEIVELRRKDKALEQLSHTEDHSLFLHNYSSLSQLSEYTDSPSIKIRPQRYFEGVTEAVSVVRDKLQEILGEVWTKISQVVTEGDILLPQEEPKTRAEFLQYTHQSTLDPNTANAWLLLSDENRKATVAKQKQLYSSHQDRFTDMFQVLGRESLSGCCYWEVERSRYEVSVAVAYKNISRTGYESGFGNDDRSWALECFDKRYEFRHNGVTTYISGPQSSRVGVYLDHRAGILSFYSISDTMTLLHRVQTTFTQPLYQGLGIFGSDDNGSAAELCKLE; via the coding sequence ATGGCGCACCAACAAAACCTGCTTGACCAGAAAAAACTCTGCTGTTCGATCTGtttggatctactgaaggatccagtgactattccctgtggacacagctattGTATGAACTGTATTAAAAGCCACTGGCTTGAAGAGCATCAGAAGAAAATCCGCAGCTGTCCTCAGTGCAGACAAATCTTCAGACCGAagcctgtcctggtgaaaaacaccatgttagcagatttagTGGAGGAAGTGAAGAAGATAGAACTCCAAGCTGCTCCacctgatcactgctatgccgGACCTGAAGACGTTGCCTGTGATTTCTGCACCGGCAGAAAACTGAAAGCTCTCAAGTCCTGTCTGCAGTGTCTGGTCTCTTACTGTGAGCAACACCTCCAGCCTCACTATGAATCTCCTGCCTTtgaaaaacacaagctggtcgacccctccaaGAAGCTTCatgagaacatctgctctcatCATGGTAAAATTATGAAGATtttctgccgtactgatcaaAAATGTATCTGTTGTGTTTGCTGCATGGATGAACATGAAGGCCATGACACTGTCTTagcttcagaggaaaggacTAAGAGGCAGGGAGAGCTTGGAACGAGTCGACAAaaaatccagcagagaatccaggacagagaaaaagatgtgAAGATGCTTCAACAGGAGCTGGAAACCATTAATCGCACTGCTGATAGAGCAATGAGTAACAGCGAGAAGATCTTCATTGAGCTGGTCCGTCTTATCAAGAatagaagctctgatgtgaagcagcagatcagatccaaGCAGAAAACTGAGGTCAGTCGGGcaaaagagcttcaggagaagctgcagcaggagaTTGTCGAGCTGAGAAGGAAAGATAAAGCTCTGGAGCAGCTCTCGCACACAGAGGACCACTCTCTATTCCTACACAATTACTCCTCGTTGTCCCAACTTAGTGAATATACAGACTCACCCAGCATCAAAATCCGTCCTCAGAGGTACTTTGAAGGTGTGACAGAAGCTGTGTCTGTGGTCAGAGATAAACTACAGGAAATTCTTGGTGAGGTATGGACCAAGATCTCACAAGTAGTGACTGAGGGTGATATTTTACTGCCACAAGAAGAGCCTAAGACCAGAGCTGAATTTTTACAATACACACACCAAagcacactggatccaaatacAGCAAACGCCTGGTTGTTATTATCAGATGAGAACAGAAAAGCTACGGTAGCTAAACAAAAACAGCTATATTCTAGTCATCAAGACAGATTTACTGACATGTTTCAGGTCCTGGGTAGAGAGAGTCTGAGTGGatgttgttactgggaggtggagaggAGCAGATATGAAGTTTCAGTGGCAGTTGCATACAAGAATATTAGCAGAACGGGATATGAAAGTGGATTTGGAAATGATGACAGGTCTTGGGCCTTGGAGTGTTTCGACAAACGTTATGAATTCAGACATAATGGCGTTACAACTTATATCTCAGGCCCTCAATcatccagagtaggagtgtacctggatcacagagcaggtattctgtccttctacagcatCTCTGacaccatgactctcctccacagagtccagaccacattcactcagccgcTCTATCAGGGACTTGGTATTTTTGGTTCAGATGATAATGGATCTGCTGCTGAGCTCTGTAAGCTTGAGTAG